A region of Pseudorasbora parva isolate DD20220531a chromosome 14, ASM2467924v1, whole genome shotgun sequence DNA encodes the following proteins:
- the si:dkey-110c1.10 gene encoding unconventional myosin-Va isoform X2, whose protein sequence is MEYPVLPPTGLPPLGNPDILEGENDLTALTFLHEPAVLHNLRVRFLDYSSIYTYCGIVLVALNPYEQLPIYGEEVIDAYSGQDMADMEPHIFSVAEEAYCTMTREEKNQSIIISGESGSGKTVSAKYTMRYFAVVGGAAQQTSVEEKVLASNPIMEAIGNAKTTRNDNSSRFGKYIEIGFGRKGDIIGANMRTYLLEKSRVVFQAAQERNYHIFYQLCASRDLPELRTLKLDSAENFHYTNQGQDVHIPGTDDVVELERTRNAFTILGVQPDQQMEMFRILAAILHLGNVNIQASGRGGDRSYINADDHSLAVFAKLLGVEGAQMAQWLCHRRLAVGGEMLVKPITGQQANEARDALAKHVYEQLFTWTVHRLNSSLRAHREQPKSFIGVLDIYGFETFDRNSFEQFCINYANEKLQQQFNRHVFQLEQEEYLREELPWNRIEFSDNQPCIALIEGQLGLLDLLDEECRMPKGSDENWARKVYDQHLNHSPYFRKPRMSNSAFVIVHFADLVQYECDGFLDKNRDTVFEEPINILRASQSELVAELFQKESAGGSLPNSSLANGSVRSGKRAHREHKLTVGFQFRQSLHLLMDTLNSTTPHYVRCIKSNDLKQPFLFDPKRAVQQLRACGVLETIRISAAGYPSRWTYEEFFTRYRVLLRGSVSEEDVRRSCKSSLPDLIPDPEQYCFGKTKVFFRAGQVAVLEKLRGDRLCAAGVLIQSWVRGWLQRRRYQRLRRATFILQRYTRGTLARRLAWTIRYTRAALIIQKTYRMLAVRQLYMTIREATIKIQAFIRGTRARRIYRQVLTERAVVFLQAQVRGWLARCIFRRVRTAVVLMQCCVRRRAARKELMHLRAEARSVEKYRELNKGMEVKLMQLQLRADQQARESASLREALQAERESHSSELEQLRSSLLKLQVQLQETANTAPLLADKQQEDMRKAEEKAAQEILQLTQEIQALRTERDSLEKERDDLAIRLQDQEKAQEESHQQSVDQADASVRAELEEERRRYQSLLREFTRLEQRYDNLRDMSLFTANEHSRGHRRTDSTVSLEPLSPVTTPFPSSPVFPSPEEVRRISVTSPTDRRPWSHEQPLNILMEDMSIAKDTAERMKGEDLRYAYDAVRVANKFLETQLLSQRAQWEQEISALRMKLQQAHDRDIPGDPEINELMEQVAVREQECVRLRRELKELKHTVSLRRILSYAGLAIGVSQDTTSPGPQKSQTLSGLLECRKRDESKLIKHLITDVRAEGVLSLSPGLAARVLFLCIRQADCSGDKTRVKGLCGSAVSAIKMTMKKHGNDLDMTAVWLKNALLLKDLLNQHSHQQDVRGCEDLVPLVTDVQESIRALSDLCIQAYQQLLSISESHLQPMIVPAMLESETIPGLAGSAVKLGVGRKRAGSDPRLPASTEGTTMGAVLRELSAVHTALSRQDLPSALLEQTFHQLMYLLAASTLNSLLLRKDMCCWNRGLQIRYNVSLLEEWLRSRSLQTGGAVTTLEPLIQAAQLLQMSKKTEADGQAMVQTCNALSNQQIVKILSLYTPQSDLEERVTLNYIRIVQGLLKGRSEGQPPQLLMDVRRVFPVTFPYQPPPQVTAAQLEIPESLKISFLRRV, encoded by the exons ATGGAGTATCCAGTGTTGCCTCCCACAGGTCTCCCTCCGCTAGGTAACCCTGATATTTTGGAGGGGGAGAATGACCTCACAGCTCTAACCTTCCTCCATGAGCCTGCCGTACTTCACAACTTGCGAGTGCGCTTTCTTGACTACAGTAGCATTTACACCTACTGTG GGATTGTGTTGGTGGCATTAAATCCATATGAACAGTTGCCCATCTACGGAGAGGAGGTGATTGACGCTTACAGTGGCCAGGATATGGCTGACATGGAGCCCCATATTTTTTCTGTGGCTGAAGAGGCGTACTGCACTATGACAAG AGAGGAGAAAAACCAGTCCATCATAATCAGTGGAGAATCAGGCTCAGGTAAAACTGTATCTGCTAAGTACACCATGCGTTACTTTGCTGTTGTGGGTGGTGCGGCCCAGCAGACCAGTGTGGAGGAGAAAGTTTTGGCATCCAATCCCATCATGGAG GCAATTGGCAATGCCAAAACAACCAGAAACGACAACAGCAGCCGTTTTGGAAAGTATATTGAAATAGGATTTGGACGTAAAGGGGATATAATTGGGGCAAACATGAGGACCTACTTGTTGGAGAAATCAAGAGTTGTTTTCCAG GCAGCTCAAGAGAGGAACTACCACATCTTCTACCAGCTTTGTGCTTCCAGGGATTTGCCAGAGTTGAGGACACTCAAACTTG ATTCTGCAGAGAACTTCCATTACACCAACCAAGGACAAGATGTGCACATTCCAGGCACAGATGATGTTGTCGAGCTGGAGCGGACAAGAAATGCCTTTACTATACTTG GAGTGCAACCGGACCAGCAGATGGAGATGTTTCGTATACTGGCAGCTATTCTTCATCTGGGGAATGTCAACATACAAGCCAGTGGTCGTGGTGGGGACCGCAGCTACATTAAT GCCGATGACCATTCCTTGGCTGTCTTTGCCAAGCTTTTGGGAGTGGAAGGTGCTCAGATGGCCCAATGGCTCTGTCACAGGAGACTGGCGGTGGGTGGGGAGATGCTTGTGAAGCCCATTACGGGCCAGCAGGCTAATGAAGCACGGGATGCTCTGGCTAAGCATGTGTACGAGCAACTATTCACATGGACGGTGCATAGACTCAACTCATCCTTACGAGCACACCGGGAACAGCCCAAATCTTTCATAGGAGTTCTTGATATCTATGG GTTTGAGACTTTTGACAGGAATAGCTTTGAGCAATTCTGTATTAACTACGCCAATGAGAAACTCCAACAGCAGTTTAACAGG CACGTGTTTCAGTTGGAGCAAGAGGAGTATCTGCGAGAGGAACTTCCCTGGAACCGTATCGAGTTCAGCGATAACCAGCCATGCATTGCTCTCATCGAAGGCCAGCTGGGACTACTTGATCTTCTGGATGAGGAATGCAGA ATGCCGAAAGGCTCCGATGAGAACTGGGCTCGGAAGGTTTACGATCAGCACCTGAACCACAGCCCTTACTTTCGTAAACCGCGCATGTCCAACTCTGCCTTCGTCATTGTGCATTTTGCTGATTTG GTTCAGTACGAGTGTGATGGCTTTTTAGACAAGAACCGAGACACTGTGTTTGAGGAGCCCATCAATATACTGAGAGCTAGCCAG TCAGAACTAGTTGCAGAGTTGTTCCAGAAGGAGTCAGCAGGGGGATCCCTCCCCAACTCCTCTCTTGCAAACGGGAGCGTACGTTCAGGAAAGAGAGCTCACAGAGAGCACAAATTAACTGTGGGCTTTCAG TTTCGTCAATCCCTGCACCTTTTGATGGACACCTTGAACAGCACCACCCCGCATTATGTTCGCTGCATAAAGTCCAATGACCTCAAACAGCCCtttct ATTTGATCCCAAGCGAGCAGTGCAGCAATTGCGAGCGTGTGGAGTCTTAGAGACCATCCGAATCAGTGCCGCAGGTTACCCCTCCAG GTGGACGTACGAGGAGTTCTTTACCCGCTACCGGGTGTTGCTTCGTGGTTCTGTTTCTGAGGAGGATGTACGGCGTTCCTGCAAGAGTTCCTTGCCCGACCTCATCCCTGATCCAGAGCAGTACTGCTTTGGCAAGACTAAGGTCTTCTTCCGGGCCGGACAAGTTGCAGTACTGGAGAAGCTGAGAGGGGATCGGCTGTGTGCAGCAGGGGTTCTGATCCAAAGCTGGGTGAGAGGATGGCTGCAGCGTAGGCGTTATCAGCGGCTCCGGCGGGCCACCTTCATCCTGCAGCGCTACACCAGAGGAACCCTAGCCCGAAG GTTGGCGTGGACCATCCGCTATACAAGAGCTGCTTTAATAATCCAGAAAACATACCGCATGCTGGCTGTGCGACAGCTTTATATGACCATCAGAGAGGCCACTATCAAAATCCAGGCCTTCATCAGAGGCACCCGAGCTCGTCGCATTTATAGACAG GTGCTGACAGAGCGAGCGGTGGTGTTTTTGCAGGCGCAGGTGCGAGGCTGGCTGGCCCGGTGCATTTTCAGACGCGTCAGAACCGCAGTGGTGCTCATGCAGTGTTGCGTGCGCAGGCGAGCGGCACGTAAAGAGCTGATGCACCTGCGTGCTGAGGCTCGATCGGTAGAGAAATACAGAGAACTCAATAAAGGCATGGAAGTCAAACTCATGCAGCTGCAGCTCAGAGCCGACCAACAG GCGAGAGAGAGTGCGTCTCTGAGGGAGGCTCTACAGGCCGAGCGAGAATCTCACAGCTCTGAGCTGGAACAGCTGCGGTCAAGCCTCCTCAAACTCCAGGTCCAACTGCAGGAGACTGCAAACACTGCTCCTTTACTCGCAGACAAACAGCAGGAGGACATGAGGAAAGCTGAGGAGAAGGCCGCCCAAGAGATTCTCCAGCTTACACAG GAAATCCAAGCTCTCCGAACTGAGAGAGATTCTTTGGAAAAAGAGAGGGACGATTTGGCTATTCGTTTACAGGATCAGGAAAAGGCTCAGGAGg AGAGCCATCAGCAGTCCGTGGATCAGGCAGATGCATCCGTGCGAGCAGAGCTGgaagaggagaggaggagataCCAGAGTTTACTTAGAGAGTTCACAAGACTAGAGCAAAGATATGACAACCTAAGAGATATGAGCCTCTTCACCGCCAATGAG CATTCACGTGGACATAGGCGTACAGATTCGACTGTGTCTTTGGAGCCTCTTTCGCCCGTCACCACACCATTCCCGAGCTCGCCCGTCTTCCCTTCACCCGAGGAGGTCAGGAGGATCAGCGTCACGTCACCCACCGACAGGAGACCCTGGAGCCATGAGCAACCTCTG AACATCCTAATGGAGGATATGAGCATTGCGAAGGACACAGCCGAGAGGATGAAGGGGGAGGATCTCCGATATGCGTACGATGCTGTACGGGTGGCCAACAA GTTTCTAGAGACGCAGTTGTTGTCTCAGAGAGCTCAGTGGGAGCAGGAGATTTCAGCTCTCAGAATGAAACTCCAGCAGGCCCATGACAGAGATATACCTGGAGATCCTGAAATAAAT GAACTAATGGAGCAGGTGGCGGTTCGAGAGCAGGAATGTGTCCGATTGCGTCGAGAGCTCAAGGAACTGAAACACACCGTGAGCCTCAGGAGAATCCTGTCTTATGCAGGTCT AGCCATAGGTGTGTCTCAGGACACAACATCTCCTGGCCCTCAGAAGAGCCAGACACTCAGCGGACTACTGGAGTGCAGGAAGAGAGATGAGAGCAAGCTGATCAAACACCTTATAACAG ATGTGAGGGCGGAGGGAGTTTTGTCGTTGTCCCCTGGACTGGCGGCTCGGGTTCTGTTTCTGTGCATACGCCAAGCGGACTGTAGTGGCGATAAGACACGGGTGAAGGGGCTCTGCGGCTCTGCTGTCAGCGCTATTAAAATGACCATGAAG AAACACGGCAATGATCTGGACATGACGGCTGTGTGGCTAAAGAACGCTCTCCTGCTCAAAGACCTGCTCAACCAGCACTCTCACCAACAG GATGTAAGGGGCTGCGAGGATCTGGTTCCTCTGGTGACGGACGTGCAGGAGTCCATCCGAGCGCTCAGCGATCTGTGTATTCAGGCCTATCAGCAACTGCTGTCCATCTCTGAGAGCCATCTACAACCTATGATCG TCCCAGCAATGCTTGAAAGTGAGACCATTCCTGGTCTGGCTGGTTCAGCTGTAAAGCTGGGTGTCGGTCGCAAGCGTGCGGGTTCGGACCCCCGGCTTCCTGCCAGTACAGAGGGGACCACTATGGGAGCAGTCCTGAGGGAACTGTCAGCGGTGCACACAGCCCTGTCCCGTCAGGATCTGCCCTCGGCCCTGCTGGAACAAACCTTCCATCAGCTCATGTACCTGCTGGCCGCCTCCACCCTCAACAGCCTGCTGCTGCGCAAAGACATGTGCTGCTGGAACCGCGGCCTCCAGATCAG GTATAACGTGAGTTTACTGGAGGAGTGGCTGCGGAGTCGTTCGCTGCAGACAGGGGGTGCTGTGACCACTCTGGAGCCTCTGATACAGGCGGCACAGCTTCTTCAAATGAGCAAGAAGACTGAAGCAGATGGACAAGCCATGGTCCAAACCTGCAACGCATTGTCCAACCAGCAG ATTGTGAAGATTTTAAGCCTCTATACACCTCAGAGTGACCTCGAAGAGAGAGTAACGCTGAATTACATCCGTATAGTACAG GGGCTGCTGAAGGGGCGCTCTGAGGGGCAACCTCCACAGCTTCTGATGGATGTCAGACGGGTATTCCCCGTCACGTTCCCTTATCAGCCGCCACCGCAAGTCACCGCCGCCCAGCTCGAAATCCCAGAGTCCCTCAAGATCTCCTTCCTACGCAGAGTTTAA
- the si:dkey-110c1.10 gene encoding unconventional myosin-Va isoform X1: MATTELYTKGACVWVPDPEAVWVSAQLLQDYHPGDQQILIQFSDGREMEYPVLPPTGLPPLGNPDILEGENDLTALTFLHEPAVLHNLRVRFLDYSSIYTYCGIVLVALNPYEQLPIYGEEVIDAYSGQDMADMEPHIFSVAEEAYCTMTREEKNQSIIISGESGSGKTVSAKYTMRYFAVVGGAAQQTSVEEKVLASNPIMEAIGNAKTTRNDNSSRFGKYIEIGFGRKGDIIGANMRTYLLEKSRVVFQAAQERNYHIFYQLCASRDLPELRTLKLDSAENFHYTNQGQDVHIPGTDDVVELERTRNAFTILGVQPDQQMEMFRILAAILHLGNVNIQASGRGGDRSYINADDHSLAVFAKLLGVEGAQMAQWLCHRRLAVGGEMLVKPITGQQANEARDALAKHVYEQLFTWTVHRLNSSLRAHREQPKSFIGVLDIYGFETFDRNSFEQFCINYANEKLQQQFNRHVFQLEQEEYLREELPWNRIEFSDNQPCIALIEGQLGLLDLLDEECRMPKGSDENWARKVYDQHLNHSPYFRKPRMSNSAFVIVHFADLVQYECDGFLDKNRDTVFEEPINILRASQSELVAELFQKESAGGSLPNSSLANGSVRSGKRAHREHKLTVGFQFRQSLHLLMDTLNSTTPHYVRCIKSNDLKQPFLFDPKRAVQQLRACGVLETIRISAAGYPSRWTYEEFFTRYRVLLRGSVSEEDVRRSCKSSLPDLIPDPEQYCFGKTKVFFRAGQVAVLEKLRGDRLCAAGVLIQSWVRGWLQRRRYQRLRRATFILQRYTRGTLARRLAWTIRYTRAALIIQKTYRMLAVRQLYMTIREATIKIQAFIRGTRARRIYRQVLTERAVVFLQAQVRGWLARCIFRRVRTAVVLMQCCVRRRAARKELMHLRAEARSVEKYRELNKGMEVKLMQLQLRADQQARESASLREALQAERESHSSELEQLRSSLLKLQVQLQETANTAPLLADKQQEDMRKAEEKAAQEILQLTQEIQALRTERDSLEKERDDLAIRLQDQEKAQEESHQQSVDQADASVRAELEEERRRYQSLLREFTRLEQRYDNLRDMSLFTANEHSRGHRRTDSTVSLEPLSPVTTPFPSSPVFPSPEEVRRISVTSPTDRRPWSHEQPLNILMEDMSIAKDTAERMKGEDLRYAYDAVRVANKFLETQLLSQRAQWEQEISALRMKLQQAHDRDIPGDPEINELMEQVAVREQECVRLRRELKELKHTVSLRRILSYAGLAIGVSQDTTSPGPQKSQTLSGLLECRKRDESKLIKHLITDVRAEGVLSLSPGLAARVLFLCIRQADCSGDKTRVKGLCGSAVSAIKMTMKKHGNDLDMTAVWLKNALLLKDLLNQHSHQQDVRGCEDLVPLVTDVQESIRALSDLCIQAYQQLLSISESHLQPMIVPAMLESETIPGLAGSAVKLGVGRKRAGSDPRLPASTEGTTMGAVLRELSAVHTALSRQDLPSALLEQTFHQLMYLLAASTLNSLLLRKDMCCWNRGLQIRYNVSLLEEWLRSRSLQTGGAVTTLEPLIQAAQLLQMSKKTEADGQAMVQTCNALSNQQIVKILSLYTPQSDLEERVTLNYIRIVQGLLKGRSEGQPPQLLMDVRRVFPVTFPYQPPPQVTAAQLEIPESLKISFLRRV, from the exons ATGGCAACCACAGAGCTTTACACAAAG GGTGCATGTGTGTGGGTGCCAGACCCAGAAGCTGTGTGGGTGTCTGCACAGCTGCTTCAAGACTACCATCCTGGAGACCAACAGATCTTAATCCAATTCAGTGATGGCaga gAGATGGAGTATCCAGTGTTGCCTCCCACAGGTCTCCCTCCGCTAGGTAACCCTGATATTTTGGAGGGGGAGAATGACCTCACAGCTCTAACCTTCCTCCATGAGCCTGCCGTACTTCACAACTTGCGAGTGCGCTTTCTTGACTACAGTAGCATTTACACCTACTGTG GGATTGTGTTGGTGGCATTAAATCCATATGAACAGTTGCCCATCTACGGAGAGGAGGTGATTGACGCTTACAGTGGCCAGGATATGGCTGACATGGAGCCCCATATTTTTTCTGTGGCTGAAGAGGCGTACTGCACTATGACAAG AGAGGAGAAAAACCAGTCCATCATAATCAGTGGAGAATCAGGCTCAGGTAAAACTGTATCTGCTAAGTACACCATGCGTTACTTTGCTGTTGTGGGTGGTGCGGCCCAGCAGACCAGTGTGGAGGAGAAAGTTTTGGCATCCAATCCCATCATGGAG GCAATTGGCAATGCCAAAACAACCAGAAACGACAACAGCAGCCGTTTTGGAAAGTATATTGAAATAGGATTTGGACGTAAAGGGGATATAATTGGGGCAAACATGAGGACCTACTTGTTGGAGAAATCAAGAGTTGTTTTCCAG GCAGCTCAAGAGAGGAACTACCACATCTTCTACCAGCTTTGTGCTTCCAGGGATTTGCCAGAGTTGAGGACACTCAAACTTG ATTCTGCAGAGAACTTCCATTACACCAACCAAGGACAAGATGTGCACATTCCAGGCACAGATGATGTTGTCGAGCTGGAGCGGACAAGAAATGCCTTTACTATACTTG GAGTGCAACCGGACCAGCAGATGGAGATGTTTCGTATACTGGCAGCTATTCTTCATCTGGGGAATGTCAACATACAAGCCAGTGGTCGTGGTGGGGACCGCAGCTACATTAAT GCCGATGACCATTCCTTGGCTGTCTTTGCCAAGCTTTTGGGAGTGGAAGGTGCTCAGATGGCCCAATGGCTCTGTCACAGGAGACTGGCGGTGGGTGGGGAGATGCTTGTGAAGCCCATTACGGGCCAGCAGGCTAATGAAGCACGGGATGCTCTGGCTAAGCATGTGTACGAGCAACTATTCACATGGACGGTGCATAGACTCAACTCATCCTTACGAGCACACCGGGAACAGCCCAAATCTTTCATAGGAGTTCTTGATATCTATGG GTTTGAGACTTTTGACAGGAATAGCTTTGAGCAATTCTGTATTAACTACGCCAATGAGAAACTCCAACAGCAGTTTAACAGG CACGTGTTTCAGTTGGAGCAAGAGGAGTATCTGCGAGAGGAACTTCCCTGGAACCGTATCGAGTTCAGCGATAACCAGCCATGCATTGCTCTCATCGAAGGCCAGCTGGGACTACTTGATCTTCTGGATGAGGAATGCAGA ATGCCGAAAGGCTCCGATGAGAACTGGGCTCGGAAGGTTTACGATCAGCACCTGAACCACAGCCCTTACTTTCGTAAACCGCGCATGTCCAACTCTGCCTTCGTCATTGTGCATTTTGCTGATTTG GTTCAGTACGAGTGTGATGGCTTTTTAGACAAGAACCGAGACACTGTGTTTGAGGAGCCCATCAATATACTGAGAGCTAGCCAG TCAGAACTAGTTGCAGAGTTGTTCCAGAAGGAGTCAGCAGGGGGATCCCTCCCCAACTCCTCTCTTGCAAACGGGAGCGTACGTTCAGGAAAGAGAGCTCACAGAGAGCACAAATTAACTGTGGGCTTTCAG TTTCGTCAATCCCTGCACCTTTTGATGGACACCTTGAACAGCACCACCCCGCATTATGTTCGCTGCATAAAGTCCAATGACCTCAAACAGCCCtttct ATTTGATCCCAAGCGAGCAGTGCAGCAATTGCGAGCGTGTGGAGTCTTAGAGACCATCCGAATCAGTGCCGCAGGTTACCCCTCCAG GTGGACGTACGAGGAGTTCTTTACCCGCTACCGGGTGTTGCTTCGTGGTTCTGTTTCTGAGGAGGATGTACGGCGTTCCTGCAAGAGTTCCTTGCCCGACCTCATCCCTGATCCAGAGCAGTACTGCTTTGGCAAGACTAAGGTCTTCTTCCGGGCCGGACAAGTTGCAGTACTGGAGAAGCTGAGAGGGGATCGGCTGTGTGCAGCAGGGGTTCTGATCCAAAGCTGGGTGAGAGGATGGCTGCAGCGTAGGCGTTATCAGCGGCTCCGGCGGGCCACCTTCATCCTGCAGCGCTACACCAGAGGAACCCTAGCCCGAAG GTTGGCGTGGACCATCCGCTATACAAGAGCTGCTTTAATAATCCAGAAAACATACCGCATGCTGGCTGTGCGACAGCTTTATATGACCATCAGAGAGGCCACTATCAAAATCCAGGCCTTCATCAGAGGCACCCGAGCTCGTCGCATTTATAGACAG GTGCTGACAGAGCGAGCGGTGGTGTTTTTGCAGGCGCAGGTGCGAGGCTGGCTGGCCCGGTGCATTTTCAGACGCGTCAGAACCGCAGTGGTGCTCATGCAGTGTTGCGTGCGCAGGCGAGCGGCACGTAAAGAGCTGATGCACCTGCGTGCTGAGGCTCGATCGGTAGAGAAATACAGAGAACTCAATAAAGGCATGGAAGTCAAACTCATGCAGCTGCAGCTCAGAGCCGACCAACAG GCGAGAGAGAGTGCGTCTCTGAGGGAGGCTCTACAGGCCGAGCGAGAATCTCACAGCTCTGAGCTGGAACAGCTGCGGTCAAGCCTCCTCAAACTCCAGGTCCAACTGCAGGAGACTGCAAACACTGCTCCTTTACTCGCAGACAAACAGCAGGAGGACATGAGGAAAGCTGAGGAGAAGGCCGCCCAAGAGATTCTCCAGCTTACACAG GAAATCCAAGCTCTCCGAACTGAGAGAGATTCTTTGGAAAAAGAGAGGGACGATTTGGCTATTCGTTTACAGGATCAGGAAAAGGCTCAGGAGg AGAGCCATCAGCAGTCCGTGGATCAGGCAGATGCATCCGTGCGAGCAGAGCTGgaagaggagaggaggagataCCAGAGTTTACTTAGAGAGTTCACAAGACTAGAGCAAAGATATGACAACCTAAGAGATATGAGCCTCTTCACCGCCAATGAG CATTCACGTGGACATAGGCGTACAGATTCGACTGTGTCTTTGGAGCCTCTTTCGCCCGTCACCACACCATTCCCGAGCTCGCCCGTCTTCCCTTCACCCGAGGAGGTCAGGAGGATCAGCGTCACGTCACCCACCGACAGGAGACCCTGGAGCCATGAGCAACCTCTG AACATCCTAATGGAGGATATGAGCATTGCGAAGGACACAGCCGAGAGGATGAAGGGGGAGGATCTCCGATATGCGTACGATGCTGTACGGGTGGCCAACAA GTTTCTAGAGACGCAGTTGTTGTCTCAGAGAGCTCAGTGGGAGCAGGAGATTTCAGCTCTCAGAATGAAACTCCAGCAGGCCCATGACAGAGATATACCTGGAGATCCTGAAATAAAT GAACTAATGGAGCAGGTGGCGGTTCGAGAGCAGGAATGTGTCCGATTGCGTCGAGAGCTCAAGGAACTGAAACACACCGTGAGCCTCAGGAGAATCCTGTCTTATGCAGGTCT AGCCATAGGTGTGTCTCAGGACACAACATCTCCTGGCCCTCAGAAGAGCCAGACACTCAGCGGACTACTGGAGTGCAGGAAGAGAGATGAGAGCAAGCTGATCAAACACCTTATAACAG ATGTGAGGGCGGAGGGAGTTTTGTCGTTGTCCCCTGGACTGGCGGCTCGGGTTCTGTTTCTGTGCATACGCCAAGCGGACTGTAGTGGCGATAAGACACGGGTGAAGGGGCTCTGCGGCTCTGCTGTCAGCGCTATTAAAATGACCATGAAG AAACACGGCAATGATCTGGACATGACGGCTGTGTGGCTAAAGAACGCTCTCCTGCTCAAAGACCTGCTCAACCAGCACTCTCACCAACAG GATGTAAGGGGCTGCGAGGATCTGGTTCCTCTGGTGACGGACGTGCAGGAGTCCATCCGAGCGCTCAGCGATCTGTGTATTCAGGCCTATCAGCAACTGCTGTCCATCTCTGAGAGCCATCTACAACCTATGATCG TCCCAGCAATGCTTGAAAGTGAGACCATTCCTGGTCTGGCTGGTTCAGCTGTAAAGCTGGGTGTCGGTCGCAAGCGTGCGGGTTCGGACCCCCGGCTTCCTGCCAGTACAGAGGGGACCACTATGGGAGCAGTCCTGAGGGAACTGTCAGCGGTGCACACAGCCCTGTCCCGTCAGGATCTGCCCTCGGCCCTGCTGGAACAAACCTTCCATCAGCTCATGTACCTGCTGGCCGCCTCCACCCTCAACAGCCTGCTGCTGCGCAAAGACATGTGCTGCTGGAACCGCGGCCTCCAGATCAG GTATAACGTGAGTTTACTGGAGGAGTGGCTGCGGAGTCGTTCGCTGCAGACAGGGGGTGCTGTGACCACTCTGGAGCCTCTGATACAGGCGGCACAGCTTCTTCAAATGAGCAAGAAGACTGAAGCAGATGGACAAGCCATGGTCCAAACCTGCAACGCATTGTCCAACCAGCAG ATTGTGAAGATTTTAAGCCTCTATACACCTCAGAGTGACCTCGAAGAGAGAGTAACGCTGAATTACATCCGTATAGTACAG GGGCTGCTGAAGGGGCGCTCTGAGGGGCAACCTCCACAGCTTCTGATGGATGTCAGACGGGTATTCCCCGTCACGTTCCCTTATCAGCCGCCACCGCAAGTCACCGCCGCCCAGCTCGAAATCCCAGAGTCCCTCAAGATCTCCTTCCTACGCAGAGTTTAA